One genomic segment of Erysipelotrichaceae bacterium 66202529 includes these proteins:
- a CDS encoding AAA family ATPase, protein MPEWNPMQLKAIQTKERNILVSASAGSGKTTVLIARLMDLVMKDHVSIDSILAMTFTEAAANEMKKRLATELQSAMLTAQTEDEKAYITRQLTSIQTAHISTIHSFCLSIIQEYYYILGLDPQRIKSIMDNGTMVLFQQQALEEAFAKQYQLQDPVFLQLCQMFSARAENDDALRSMIMNLAVLASSKSNPNEWLDSLAENYRDKKLLEELPKEVYENFFEYLHVEASRYEETLTRIDELYRLKYDDQVKKHAIVEQKLLAVKDLKDALQQQDYQAYRTAFLAIVHAVVPPSPDKEDKEYARLRKGLLGLEDAQLDILFSEDEFMRDIRYLYPYVKKLVEMCQDYRSVYARTKEEHKVIDFDDMEHFALEILQAKGGQVADLYRDKFVEIMVDEFQDSNDVQNQLVMLICRKNNVFRVGDIKQSIYGFRHAKPALMKGLIDHRGVYDEVIYLSNNYRSKKMIVDFNNDLFKQLMNIDGFSCSYAKEDDVETGVPAQLEGNVPICFHAVFHNEIKEAEGLIVSKNELKASYIANQILEIREREQRKWKDFVVLVRGNARKDDMKKIFDELNIPYFIDIKYGFYQSNAVQVILSAMKCILHPHDDISFTATLLSPLFQKSTMDLAEAKLQKEKGQSYYSWYCEHPFPGFEQLQEFVHQGNKLRISELINQLYELKDYYRLHTTIQEKTNLDLLFEKAVQFEDQYATGLSSFLSQIEQIKDAQTAEAIPIGSEADVVRVMSIHQSKGLQFPVVFLWSTDKQTPIEFKDFCISDSELGLAMKAMDLPKRYVRTTVARIAMEHKKDKEELEEEMRILYVATTRAQTQMHIVDCILDLDTYRHPLSMSGVYNRNGYTSWILQTFLCNPSPLFTIKEVHRLWQSEVQSVEKAAYHPFKVYEKPSGTIELVTASAQETRELPAFTFDEATQGSIYGTMMHKMIERLATPPWNRDDIITTAADLSMDLKKWDIQTLLQLGKDSDYLQACTGNVHHEMPFMVKDEAQILHGYMDFVSFQEESITIIDFKTDSLNDDQEFRKRYKGQLAMYKKAMQILYPDHSVQTYIYSLHLHKMIFIK, encoded by the coding sequence ATGCCTGAATGGAATCCCATGCAGTTAAAGGCAATTCAGACAAAGGAGCGCAATATCCTGGTTTCCGCATCCGCCGGTAGTGGAAAGACAACGGTACTGATTGCCCGCCTCATGGATCTGGTTATGAAGGATCATGTTTCCATTGACTCCATTCTTGCCATGACCTTTACGGAGGCTGCTGCCAATGAAATGAAAAAGCGTCTTGCTACTGAGCTGCAAAGTGCTATGCTTACCGCACAGACAGAGGATGAAAAGGCATATATCACACGCCAGCTGACGAGTATTCAAACAGCACATATATCAACGATTCACTCCTTCTGTCTTTCCATTATTCAGGAATATTATTATATTCTTGGACTGGACCCCCAGCGTATCAAAAGCATTATGGATAATGGAACCATGGTTCTGTTTCAGCAGCAGGCACTGGAGGAAGCCTTCGCAAAACAATACCAGCTGCAGGATCCCGTCTTTTTACAGCTGTGTCAAATGTTTTCGGCCAGAGCGGAGAACGATGATGCACTACGCTCTATGATTATGAATCTGGCTGTATTAGCTTCCAGCAAATCCAATCCAAACGAGTGGCTGGATTCTCTGGCAGAGAATTACCGTGATAAGAAGCTGCTGGAGGAGTTGCCAAAGGAAGTCTATGAAAATTTCTTTGAATATCTCCATGTGGAAGCATCACGCTATGAGGAAACACTTACCCGAATAGATGAGCTATACCGTCTGAAATATGACGATCAGGTAAAAAAGCATGCCATTGTGGAACAGAAGCTATTGGCTGTAAAGGATTTGAAGGATGCATTGCAGCAGCAGGATTATCAGGCATACCGCACTGCCTTTCTCGCCATCGTACATGCCGTAGTACCGCCCAGTCCGGATAAAGAGGACAAGGAATATGCGCGTCTGCGCAAAGGTCTGCTGGGATTGGAGGATGCACAGCTGGATATCCTGTTCAGTGAGGATGAATTTATGCGGGATATCCGCTATCTGTATCCGTATGTGAAAAAGCTGGTGGAAATGTGCCAGGATTACCGCAGTGTCTATGCCCGTACAAAGGAGGAGCATAAGGTCATAGATTTTGATGATATGGAGCATTTCGCTCTGGAGATACTACAGGCAAAGGGCGGTCAGGTTGCCGATCTATACCGTGATAAATTTGTGGAAATCATGGTTGATGAATTTCAGGACAGCAACGATGTGCAAAATCAGCTTGTTATGCTGATCTGCAGAAAGAATAATGTATTTCGTGTCGGTGATATCAAGCAGTCTATATATGGCTTCCGCCATGCCAAGCCAGCCTTGATGAAAGGACTGATTGATCATCGCGGTGTTTATGATGAGGTCATTTATCTGTCCAACAATTACCGTTCCAAGAAAATGATTGTAGATTTCAATAATGATTTATTTAAGCAGCTGATGAACATCGACGGTTTTTCCTGCAGCTATGCGAAGGAGGACGATGTGGAAACTGGTGTTCCTGCCCAGCTGGAAGGAAATGTTCCAATCTGCTTCCATGCAGTATTCCATAATGAAATCAAGGAGGCAGAAGGACTGATCGTTTCTAAAAATGAGCTGAAGGCCAGCTATATCGCCAATCAGATTCTGGAAATCAGGGAACGGGAACAGCGGAAATGGAAGGACTTTGTCGTTCTTGTGCGCGGAAACGCCCGTAAGGATGATATGAAGAAGATATTTGATGAATTAAACATCCCATATTTTATTGATATAAAATACGGCTTCTATCAATCAAATGCCGTACAGGTGATTTTATCCGCAATGAAATGTATTCTTCATCCGCACGACGACATCAGCTTTACCGCAACTCTTCTTTCGCCACTGTTTCAGAAATCAACCATGGATCTGGCAGAAGCAAAGCTGCAGAAGGAAAAAGGACAGTCTTATTACTCCTGGTATTGTGAGCATCCGTTTCCAGGCTTTGAACAATTACAGGAATTCGTTCACCAAGGCAATAAGCTCCGTATCAGTGAGCTGATAAACCAGCTGTATGAGCTGAAGGATTACTACCGGCTCCATACGACAATTCAGGAAAAAACCAACCTGGATCTGTTGTTTGAAAAGGCTGTTCAATTTGAAGACCAGTACGCCACAGGCTTATCCTCATTCCTTTCCCAAATCGAACAGATCAAGGACGCACAGACAGCCGAAGCAATTCCCATCGGCAGTGAGGCAGATGTTGTTCGTGTTATGAGCATTCATCAGTCTAAAGGTCTTCAGTTTCCGGTAGTGTTCCTGTGGTCTACAGATAAACAAACGCCGATTGAATTTAAGGACTTCTGTATCAGTGATTCCGAGCTTGGTCTTGCTATGAAGGCGATGGATTTACCAAAGCGATACGTTCGAACTACAGTTGCGAGAATTGCCATGGAGCATAAGAAAGACAAGGAAGAGCTGGAGGAAGAAATGCGGATTCTGTATGTGGCTACGACGCGTGCACAGACACAGATGCATATTGTGGATTGTATTCTGGATCTGGATACCTACCGCCATCCGCTGAGTATGTCAGGTGTCTACAACCGCAATGGCTACACCTCATGGATTCTGCAGACCTTCCTCTGTAACCCAAGCCCGCTTTTCACAATCAAGGAAGTGCACCGTTTATGGCAGAGTGAGGTACAGAGTGTGGAAAAAGCTGCATATCATCCTTTTAAGGTATATGAAAAGCCTTCCGGCACCATCGAGCTGGTAACTGCATCCGCACAGGAAACACGGGAATTGCCAGCCTTCACATTTGATGAAGCTACACAGGGAAGTATATATGGTACTATGATGCATAAAATGATTGAAAGACTCGCTACACCCCCTTGGAATCGTGATGATATTATAACTACCGCAGCTGATTTGAGCATGGATTTAAAGAAATGGGATATACAGACTCTTTTACAGCTGGGAAAGGATTCTGATTATTTGCAGGCATGCACAGGGAATGTACATCATGAAATGCCGTTCATGGTAAAGGATGAAGCGCAGATATTACACGGATACATGGATTTTGTGAGCTTTCAGGAAGAGAGCATCACGATCATAGATTTTAAAACAGACTCTTTAAACGACGATCAGGAATTCCGAAAGCGCTATAAGGGGCAACTGGCGATGTATAAAAAAGCAATGCAGATTTTATATCCAGACCATTCCGTTCAAACATATATTTATTCTCTGCATCTGCATAAAATGATTTTTATAAAATAG